TCACGTCCGCGGCCGTCGGCTCGTCGTCCATCCGGAACTCGTCGCCGCTCCGGTAGTCCAGTTCCTGTGTCCCCCGCTGGTACGTGCCGGGACTGTCGCTGGTGTCGTACTCTCTGGACTCTTTCCACCAGGTGTCCCGTTCGGCCTCCCGCAGATCGCGGACGAGTTCGTCCAGCGTCTGGGGCATCCCGCGGGCCCGCTTCCGTTCGAGCCGGCGGTCCATCTCCTGTTCCAGCGACGCGAACGGGTCGGCCTCGGGGTCGATCGGCGTGTCTTCGCCCATCGCCGCCGCCTCCCAGGGTTCGGGTTCGGGCTCCTCGTCCTCGTCGTCGTTGAGCATCGCGTCACTCTTCATCCGCAGGAGGACGCTCGCGTAGAACAGCGCCCGCCCCGACGTGCGGAGGTCCGCCTCGTCCAGCCGGTCGAGGAACTTGTCCGTCACCGTCACGATGTCGATGTCCCACGGCTCGATCTCGCCGTCTTTGGCCAGCTGGACCAGCACCTCGACGGGCTGGACGTCGTCCTCGTCCTCCTCGCCCGGTGGTTTCGGTCGGTCGACGGCGGCATCGCCGGCCTCGGTTTCGGCCTCTTCGCCGCCGTCGTCGGCCGTCCCGTCGTCGCCGCCGAGCATCGACGACGCTCCATCGGGCTTGTCTCGGTCTTCGTGTCCGGCGATATTGAGGGGGATGTCGTCGTCCTCGTTAGTCATCGGCCGGCACCTCCTCGTCACCGTCGCCACCGACTTCGCTCAGGTCGATCCCGGTCACGGCGGAGACGTTGTCGTCCTGCATGGTGACGCCGATGGCTCGCTCCGAACGCTCCAGCAGGGCCGAGCGGTGTGAGACTACGACGAACTGTGCCTCACCCGCGAGTTCGTCGACCATCTCGCCGACCATCTCGGCGTTGGCCGCGTCGAGGAAGGCGTCGACCTCGTCCAGCGCGTAGAACGGCGCGGGGTTGTACCGCTGGATCGCGAAGATGAAGGCAAGCGCCGTCAGGGACTTCTCCCCGCCGGACATCGCCGCCAGCCGCTGGATCGGCTTGTCCTTGGGCTGGGCCTTCATCGTCAGCCCGTCATCGAAGGGGTCCTCCTCGTTTTCGAGGTGGAGCGTCCCAGTCCCGTTCGAGAGCCGCTCGAAGATGTCCTCGAACTGCTCGTTGATGCCTTCGTAGGCATCCATGAACGTCGCCTTCTTCTTGGCCTCGTAGGTGTCGATCCGGTCGCGAATGCCGTCCGCTTCCTCGACGAGGGTCGCCTTCTTCTCCTCGAGGTCCTCTAGGTCCGCCTTCACCTCGTCGTACTCCTCGATGGCGAGCATGTTGACGGGTTCGAGTTTCTCCATCTCCGTCTCGAGGCGGTCGATCTCGCGTTCGACCTCGTCGTGGTCGGGCACGTCCTCGGGGTCGTAGTCGCCGACCTGCCCTTCGAGTTCGTCGACCTCCCAGTCCAGGCGCTCTTCCTCGTCCCGCAGGTCCCCGAGGTCGTCCTCGACGCTCGTGACCTTCGACTGCTGTTCGTCGCGGATCTCCTTTGCCGCCTTGAGTTCGTCTTTGAGGTCCTCGCGTTCGTCTTTGAGGTCCGCGAGCTCTTCCTCCAGCTCCGCAACCGCTTCCTCTTTCTCTTCGAGCAGATCCTCCTGCTCGTCGATCTGGGCTTCGAGCTCCTCGATCCGCTCTTCCTGGTCAGCCTTGCGGTTCTGGGCCGCCTCGATGTCGTCGTGGAGTTCCTCGATGGCCTCCTCGGCGTACTGCTTTTCGAGCTGGAGTTCGTTCAGGTTGGCGTCGAGATCGTCGCGTCGATCCTCGAGGTCGGCGATCTCCTCGCGCACCTCGTCGGCCTGACTCGTCAGCTCCGGGATCTCCGAGTCCTCGATCTCGCTCTCCAGATCGGCGATCTCCTCCTCGATGGCCTCGATCTCGGCCGTCTGCTCCTCGATCTCGCCCTCGAGTTCGTCCATCCGGTCTGAGACTTCCTCTCGATCTTTCTCGATCTGGTCGAGTTCGGCCTCCAGCCGCTCGATCTTCTGCTGGATCTCCTCGCGTTCGGTCTCGAGGGCCTCGATCTCGCTTTCGATCTCCCGGACCTGGTCTGCGGCGTCGGATTTGCGGTCGCGGGCGTCGTCCAGCCGGTTCTCCACGTCCCGCAGGTCCGACCGGATCGACTGCCGTTCGTCCTCGAGGTCGTTGATCCGCGCGGCGACCCGTTCGAGCTGGCCCTGCCCGCCCGAGAAGGAGTAGCGTGTCCCCTTCGAGGAGCCACCGGTCATCGCACCGGACTTCTCGACGAGGTCGCCTTCGAGGGTAACCATCCGGAAATCGCCCATCAGGTCCCGGGCCGTGTCCATCTCGTCGACGATCAGCGTATCGCCCAGCACGTAGGAGAACACGCCCGCGTACTCCTGATCGAAGTCGACGAGGTTGTACGCGAAGTCGACCACGCCGTCGTGGCTCGGCAGGTTCGGCAGCGACCGCCGCTGCATCTTCGTGATCGGCAGGAAGGTCGCCCGGCCAGCGTTGCGTGACTTCAGGTACTCGATGCAGTGTTGGCCGATCCCGTCGTCGTCGACGACGACGTGGGCCAGCCGGCCGCCCGCCGCTGTCTCACACGCGGTGGCGAACTCCGGGTCGACCCCGCCCAGTTGCCCGACCGTGCCGTGGACGCCGTCGATGCCGCCGTTGAGGATCGTCGTCACCGCCCGGCCGTAGGATGAGTCGCCGTCCTGCCCCGCCTTGGCTTCCAGTTCCGCGTACTCCTGCTGTTTGGCCGAGATCTCGTCTTCGATCTCGTCCAGATCCGACTGCAACTCGCGTTTCTCCTGTTTGAGGTCCTCGACGACGCCGGAGATGGTCCCGCGGTTCTCCTCCGCTTTCTCCAGTTCGTTCTCGAGGTCGGAGATCTCGGCGTCGATCTCGGGGAGGCGTGCCTCGGCCTCCTCGATCTCCTCTTCTTTCTCGCGTTGCTGGTTCGAGCGCCGGCGTGCCTCGTCCAGCAGTCGATCCTGCTCGCGCTGGAGGTCGTTTTTCTCGCTCTTTTTCTCCTCGAGCGTCCCGCGTTTCTCGTCGAGTTCCGCCTTCACCTCCTCGAACTCGGATCCGACTTCCTCGATGCGTTCCTCCAGATCGGCGAGTTCCCCTTCTTTCTCCTGGATGTCGGCCTTGACGCCGGATTTCGCGACCTTCGTCTCGCGGATGTCGCCCTCCAATCCGTCGATCTCCTCCTGTTTCCGGTCGATCTGGACGAACGCCTGCCGGCGCTCGTTCTCGGCGTCCTCGATCTTCTCCTCGGCGCTGTCGACCGCGTCTTCGAGCCGTGAGATCTCGCCTTTGACCTCCTCGATCTCGCGTTTGATCCGGAGTTGCTCGTCCTCGCCTTTCCGCTCGATCTCGGCGTTCAGATCCTCGAGGTCCTCTTCGAGGCGGACGACCTTCCCCTGGCGCTCGTCGAGTTCGCGCTGGAGGTCCTCCAGTTCGGCTTCGAGTTCGTCAATCTCCTCGCGAACCGATTCGAGTTCCGCGCGTTTGTCCTCCAGTTCGGCGGCTTTCCGGTAGGATTCGTACTCTTCCTTCTCGTCGCGGAGGTCCTGATATTCGAGGGCGGTCTCACGTTCGTCTTCGAGCTGGTCGAGGCGATCCTGTTTCTCCTCGATTCGGAGCTGGGCCTCCTCGATGCGTTCCTCGACGACTTCCAGTTCCTCGAAGGCGTCCTCTTTCTTGGCGTCGAACTGGGCGACCCCGGCGATCTCGTCGATGATCTCCCTGCGCGCGTGCGGGGTCATGTTGATAATCTCGGTCACGTCGCCCTGCATGACGACGTTGTACCCCTCGGGCGTGACGCCGGCCTGTGCCAGCAGATCCTGAATGTCCGAGAGGTTGACCGAGCGACCGTTGATGTAGTAATAGGAGTAGTAGTTGTCCTCGGTCTCCTTGACGCGGCGTTTGATGGAAATCTCGTCGCAGTCGCCCACGTCTTCGGTACCGGCGGCGTTGACGACGGTCCCGCGCTCTAAAGTACCGTCGGCGTTGTCGAGGATGACCTCGACGCTGGCCTCGCGTTCCTCGTCGCCCTCGCGCTCGCCGTCCTGGTGGCCGGGGTTGTAAATGAGGTCCGTCAGCTTCTCCGCCCGGATGCCCGAGGTACGGGCGAGTCCGAGCGCGAACAAAATGGAGTCGATGATGTTCGATTTGCCCGAGCCGTTCGGGCCGCTAACTGTAGTGAAATCCTCGTAAAACGGGATTCGTGTCTTCCGGCCGAAACTCTTGAAATTGTCGAGGACGAGCTCTTTGATGTGCATGGGGGTGCTCGTGGCCGGAGCCCGTCAGGCGACGATGATGTCGCTGCCCTCGGACTCCGTCTCGTCTTCCGCCTCGGCGGCCTCGGATTTAGGCGCTTCGGCCGGCTCTTCCGCTGCCGCCGGCTCGGGTTCCGGTTCTGACTCGGGTTCGTCGGCCTCGCGCTCGGTCGGCGGCGTCGACGACCCGACGCCGCTGCCGTCGATGGTGTCCAGCCCGACCTGGTCGTCGACGACGTTCTCCAGTTCGCGGATGCGAACCTTGCACTCGACGAGTTCGTCGGTCAGCCCGTCGACCGTCGCTTCAAGCTCGTTCACGCGCGATTCGAGTTCCTCGACGCGATTGCCGCTCGCCATACAGGGGTAACCTGCCCCTGTCGGCATAAAGTTACGTCAGACATTCACATATCTTCTGATAGGAATGGGATCGGTGAAAACCGACGCCACGCGTCCGTGGCGCGTGACTGGCGACTATCCGCTCCCGGGACCGTCGAGCGGAGGCCGGCCGATCGCGGGTGGTCGCGCCCGTGCCGTCCCGCAGACATTAGGGGCCGCACTGTGTAATGGGTGACATGTCCACGGAGCCCGAACCGCCGAGCGGGCACAATCGCGACGGCGAGCCCCCGGAGCCCAGCGCACCGGTCACGGAAGACGGCCCGACGGTCGACGAGGCCGACGGCGTCGAACTCGAACGGACGTTGTCGCTCTCGGGCGCGCTCTCGATCGGTATCGGGACGATGATCGGCGCGGGCATCTTCGTCTTCCCGGGGATCGCCGCGGGTGAGGCCGGCCCCGCGGCGGCACTCTCCTTCGGGATCGGCGCGGTGGTCGCGCTCCTGGTCGCGATCCCGACTGCCGAACTCGCGACCGCCATGCCCCGCAGCGGGGGCGGGTACTACTTCATCTCGCGCGGACTGGGCACGCTCGCCGGGACCGTCGTCGGCATCTCCCTGTGGCTCGGCCTCGTCTTCGCCTCGGCCTTCTACCTGGTCGGCTTCGGGAGCTACGTCGCGGCGGTCCTCTCGGAGGTCGGCGTCGCCATCGGCTTCGATCCCGTGATCGCGTCCGGCCTCGCCTTCGGCGTCTTCCTCACCGCGCTGTCGATGACCGGGACCGAGAACGCCGCGAAACTCCAGAACGGCGTCGTCGGACTTCTCCTCGTGATCCTGACACT
This Halorientalis sp. IM1011 DNA region includes the following protein-coding sequences:
- the smc gene encoding chromosome segregation protein SMC, whose protein sequence is MHIKELVLDNFKSFGRKTRIPFYEDFTTVSGPNGSGKSNIIDSILFALGLARTSGIRAEKLTDLIYNPGHQDGEREGDEEREASVEVILDNADGTLERGTVVNAAGTEDVGDCDEISIKRRVKETEDNYYSYYYINGRSVNLSDIQDLLAQAGVTPEGYNVVMQGDVTEIINMTPHARREIIDEIAGVAQFDAKKEDAFEELEVVEERIEEAQLRIEEKQDRLDQLEDERETALEYQDLRDEKEEYESYRKAAELEDKRAELESVREEIDELEAELEDLQRELDERQGKVVRLEEDLEDLNAEIERKGEDEQLRIKREIEEVKGEISRLEDAVDSAEEKIEDAENERRQAFVQIDRKQEEIDGLEGDIRETKVAKSGVKADIQEKEGELADLEERIEEVGSEFEEVKAELDEKRGTLEEKKSEKNDLQREQDRLLDEARRRSNQQREKEEEIEEAEARLPEIDAEISDLENELEKAEENRGTISGVVEDLKQEKRELQSDLDEIEDEISAKQQEYAELEAKAGQDGDSSYGRAVTTILNGGIDGVHGTVGQLGGVDPEFATACETAAGGRLAHVVVDDDGIGQHCIEYLKSRNAGRATFLPITKMQRRSLPNLPSHDGVVDFAYNLVDFDQEYAGVFSYVLGDTLIVDEMDTARDLMGDFRMVTLEGDLVEKSGAMTGGSSKGTRYSFSGGQGQLERVAARINDLEDERQSIRSDLRDVENRLDDARDRKSDAADQVREIESEIEALETEREEIQQKIERLEAELDQIEKDREEVSDRMDELEGEIEEQTAEIEAIEEEIADLESEIEDSEIPELTSQADEVREEIADLEDRRDDLDANLNELQLEKQYAEEAIEELHDDIEAAQNRKADQEERIEELEAQIDEQEDLLEEKEEAVAELEEELADLKDEREDLKDELKAAKEIRDEQQSKVTSVEDDLGDLRDEEERLDWEVDELEGQVGDYDPEDVPDHDEVEREIDRLETEMEKLEPVNMLAIEEYDEVKADLEDLEEKKATLVEEADGIRDRIDTYEAKKKATFMDAYEGINEQFEDIFERLSNGTGTLHLENEEDPFDDGLTMKAQPKDKPIQRLAAMSGGEKSLTALAFIFAIQRYNPAPFYALDEVDAFLDAANAEMVGEMVDELAGEAQFVVVSHRSALLERSERAIGVTMQDDNVSAVTGIDLSEVGGDGDEEVPADD
- a CDS encoding ScpA family protein: MTNEDDDIPLNIAGHEDRDKPDGASSMLGGDDGTADDGGEEAETEAGDAAVDRPKPPGEEDEDDVQPVEVLVQLAKDGEIEPWDIDIVTVTDKFLDRLDEADLRTSGRALFYASVLLRMKSDAMLNDDEDEEPEPEPWEAAAMGEDTPIDPEADPFASLEQEMDRRLERKRARGMPQTLDELVRDLREAERDTWWKESREYDTSDSPGTYQRGTQELDYRSGDEFRMDDEPTAADVTGTAHGEDIDTIIDDVYGACLEQWEAGREEVLYAEIEDAGGSRVETFLGLLFLSHRGQVYLQQDDLFGDLWIQDPNAAQGSEEAIAD
- a CDS encoding bZIP transcription factor; protein product: MASGNRVEELESRVNELEATVDGLTDELVECKVRIRELENVVDDQVGLDTIDGSGVGSSTPPTEREADEPESEPEPEPAAAEEPAEAPKSEAAEAEDETESEGSDIIVA